atacacaaaggtttttcaagaaattaaattaacgtgagataaattattatcacgCTAGCTTTTAAATAGACAGGGCgcgatttaattttaaattaaataacaaaacaaaatttgatcaatttttttaaataatattgatattcaaattcaaatgaattattttaattttgcattttgtttttttattcaaatttttattcaaatcaattgtggtaattttttttttatattattgaataaaagatttatgtatttgaaaaagaaattttggaataaattaacaattattttcatttttgtgtctattcatatttttataaaatctattctttgcttcaaatcaaaattttgacgtATCTTTTCAAATGCCACgagcttaatttttttacaattgttctAAACATCGTTCATTTAATGTCTGGAGTCTGGACACAcagtcacattttttaaaccgATTCCTTAAAACTGCccaattattacttattgttcaaaaataatttagagatataatttatcttttatttccaaaacaaatgcTACTAATTCACCTTTAATTTTCTGTCTGTATCTGCAGATTTGTACGCATGAAAAGAATATCCactgttagaaaaaaaaaattttgcattgcaGCTTGTAAcgctattaaaaatttgaaagtccCCTGAAGGAGAACTCCCTGACAGTCCAAATTTTTGTAGGAAAACTTCCACTATTTCGGTTGCCAGAcatataataattgatattcaAAATACAACTATcttgaaaaaacactttttcacGACATTATTAACTCTTCTTATACCATTAGTTTGAGGTACTTATGAATATGAAACTAATTCGATCTTAACTTTGGCTCAATTCATTCTGgaacatttttatggataacaATTGAATCCTTTAAAAAGATAACACACTCTATATTATACCAAATCAACGACGTGGAACCaattaaaactaaactaaaccaACGACATTCGTGTGTTCcagtaagtaataatttttttttcttttaatattaaacagtgTTTAAATTCCCgttaaaatacaacaaatacaatattaattaaatagtgTAAGAGTATGTATTTCTATATGTGTTTACAAAGTATTTTTCTGCAATATTAAACAAGTGTATTGGTTTGTTAGCTGGAAACGCCtaactaaaatgttttagatCTTAGTCGGCcgatcttaaataaaatatcaagaacTAAGAATTGTATCGACGTAGGACTTAGCGGTTTTTGACTTCGTTTTAAGAAAAGTATAAGGTAAGTTTGTGACATACATTTGATTGGAGAAAAtgtagtacaaattttttgtgatggattataatgcaatttttaatctTCCACACCGCTAAGAGCATCACAAAATGCATTGTACGATccaattattataccatgtatatatgaaatgtatcatagtatattaagtttaatcccaagtttgtaacgcttgaaaatattgatgctactaacaaaattttgttacaggtgttcataaaatcacctaattagcccgttttcggttgtctgcccgtctgcctgtcaacacgataactcaaaaacgaaaagagatatcattttttacagcatgctcaggacgtaaaaagtatgGTCGAGTTAGTGAATAAGCAACCTAGGTCAATTGCGTCtagagtccgtaggacccatcatgtaaaccgttagagatagaactgaaagtttaaacgtaaaaaatgattcttataaaaacactagctgttaaacccgcttcgctgggttgcttttgcacatttaaatatcaaaattgttaaatgaaagactttttttttaattctctctgtgtgtacggaacagtaagatttttttggccgatcccaatatgtattatgtctacactctctgtgtgtacggaaaagtaagggaaagatcgatagaaacccatggaacattccagaatattcgagaaagttttagaaaattcgatagaaatccatagaacattccagaatgttcgagaaaattctagaaaattcgatagaaatccacagaacattccagaatgttcgagaaaattctagaaaattcgacagaaacccatggaacattccagattgttcgagaaagtttgataacattcaataaaaatccatacaacattcgagaatattcgagaaagttctagaaaattcgatagaaatccatagaacattccagaatgttcgagaaaattctagaaaattcgatagaaatccatggaacatttcagaattttcgagaaaaatcgaaagacatttgcgccagtagcgccatctagtgaaaattgtactattgacagtggggcctattgtactattagaactatttttttaatctattttctatgaattcctagatcatttttaattcccccccccccaccaaactcccttattcacaatgggagcctaagggctgcccaatgacataatcccctaccgaaggtcaatggttagttttagggaaaatcggggacatacaaacaaacactctctttttatatatatagataaacaacttttgtaagaaacatttttttgtaaacatcactgtttatccacgagggcgcaaattagatgaaaattttatagtatgtattctatggaaatatcatttatgaatgtgtggcaATCTAAGattggatatctttctttactaacgtgacgtcaaaaaacaaatgattgcttaatcaacactgtctatacatggtatttcaacaattgactcagtcaactgtttgttttcacttgttttgtattaattttcagttttaactCGTAATCAGTGACGTTAAAAACCtccaattacaaatttttgagacatttttagTGGTGTCTagataacaaattgaaaattgcattaaaatacATTACAAAATGTGTGCATTTTACGACTCAATCTCGATGCAATTGTTAGTTTCTGAATTCTGAAAAAATCGATCTAAAATCGCTATACTATCTATGAGACATTCAAAAGTGTTGTTCATgtcaaatttattgtttttgtataaacaaattaCACTGAATATTACTAGTAAAGGATAGTGCTATTACAATGTTATTAAACTAACCTTTTTTACTTACACTCAGtgtgaataaagaaaataacgTATTACATATAGAAGTATGTACCTATACTTACATCTAGTTATGCGCTAGaaattatatgatatttataatatttttttgcatactATACAAGCATACAATACACACAAagcaacaataataaaatttaccgcAATTGAATCTTaaagttgtaaatatttactttaaatgattttgtatttgtatatttagaTGGAATTCTTTACAGCCCAAGCAACATTTTATGTGACTTAATTGTATCACATCTTGGGCCGATGCATCCAAACTTGAACCGAATTATTCGAattattcatttacaaatattttctaaattttcgtACGTGGCTTAAATTATCACGAGCATGAAACATTATATTTGGAGCTGGTTTAACCGATGATATCGTACGAtggaaatatacaaattttagctGGTGACATTATTTTCGCCATGTTCTAATAAATcgttttcgtaaaaatttaagaacattttttattgccttttttttaaagagaacCTCTTGGAAACAAagcaagaaaaaaatgaaatatgttttCTAAGATAATTTGAGCGTATTCGACGCGtcatcgcgtatttaagaaatgaaagagttttcagcagaattagttgagccgttttttaattgtaataaaaaacctGAATAaaaagaatctgaaaagtggataaaacacaacAATTATCtttggagataatgatcgttccagcataagctgcagtagatgttcgaagaataatctatgaaggttatcaagacctttttttaagggttttttcccctctgggaagttagtcctgtggactacaggggtcgcactcacacgactttaGTAcctaccacaccgactatgtactgccaatttatttattaagtataaTTCATCTTTATCACTAAACAATGGCTTAAggtttttaagtcaaaaagctCATATGTCGAGagtcaaaattcattttcaacactacaacaaaatttgataatactGAAAATTTGTCTTTCTTTAAAGAAATgtctaagaaaaaatatttcgaaatttttatattttgtttttttaagtttcaaaaaCTATATGGTCACTTGATGACTGGAAAATGAAGATAAATTGTAGGCCTTTTAGATATTAGAGTACAGAAAGTCCTTAACATAAAATCAATAAGTAATCAcctgtataatatttatgtagttAGAAAAACTAGTACTATAGTAAAGTGTATAAAGTTATAATAGGTtttttttcgtaacatattTTATACTCTTAAGTGATAAAAATTCGTGTTTATAaactagttttaataaatttttattattattattattattattattgttatcaataacaatatcatgtataaatttaaattaagttgtaatgtttaacaatttcttatattatttgataataaaaatattattctacatAGAAACTACTTACTTCAACTTTATTATACCATActagataataatattcaatgcatacaagtacaatacacataaaaatactattaatagCTAAATCGATCGTGTGAATAACGGGATAATTGAGAAAAgaacttcaaaaaattaaccTACCTAAAATTTTGTCTCGTTACTAGCTCTTAAACTAATGTCCTTTTCGAAAATGTTCatggttaggctaggttaggttatattggatgTCCACGATggacacatttaggctatagagcccacctttccgctgataatttcatttatcagctccttaatttcagtgcacctccttcatgcatataccatgcactacaccagcttatcacaactattaattaaattaattttgttgcaacggcaggaatcgaactcgctaccctaagcatactgcagacggaattggttacgccttaacaaactgagctaatagggcgaaaattttcatagtccAATacgaatattattgaataaaagtacataattaattttgtcaGAAACGTGATTTTGTGTCGAACGAAATTAAATAGTGTTCTAAATTTCGTAAATATTCTACAATTTCAATTCATATCCGCAACCATGAAAATATCATGTTACTTTTTCAGGGTTTTTGAAAcgactgtcaaatactacaccattttaaaaaaatttctacatacTCTTATCTTGGGAGAGGTAGGTCCCAttcttacataatattttttaattcgaaatatattttaaaaatttatttccattgTCTGTATAACCTAAATTATCTGTAAAAGATAACAATCTTTGATTTTCGTCAAACTGTGAGTTTTAGTGTAACTGATCCTTTTCTAACAACATTTTATTACTTTGAAAATATAGATAGAATCTTATATAAGAAAAGGGAGGGAGtagtttaagaaattttatgtagCCGTATATAGGGAGAAAGGGGCGGGGCCATAAATTAATGAACCCCCTTAGACATTAAAACAAACACCTTTTGAAATTTATGCAGATGAAAAAACTTTGTCTTTCCTATTTCCTATTTcctatgaaattttgtattttggagAGAGAACTTTTTAACTATTAAGACAGAAAGGTAGAtagaaataaatcattaaaaaacttGGTTTTCATAATTTCACAGCTAAGGACGTTTAAAACCTCCTTGCTTTCATTGCTAAGCCTACCTCAATCGATCCTCCAAAAGACTAGATATTCAAACAATGCATGAAAGAAATACAACCACCATTTGAATTTTATGcagaagaagaaattttttttttcttatttcctatgaaattttgtattttggagATAGAACTTTTTTACTAACAACAAAaatgtagataaaattataaaaactcgatttttataatttcacagCTAAAACCTCCTTGCTTTTATTGCCAATCTTACCTCAATCGATCATCCAAAAGACAAGTCAAACATTGCATGAAAGaaatttgttgtaataaaatattttacatattaaaaattatcaccaccataaaatacacataaatcttattctatataaaataatatttttatacttcatGTATATCTCTATAATAATAATCGGATATGTTTTAACATGGAGACTCCAATGCATGGTAATGATATAAAcctattatcatatattatattttatatacgcactaatactaatatattataaatataaatttgtaagaAGGTCGTGTGTCTAACTCTAAGCTAAGCAaaacgtttttgtttttgttttttagttttattctattaaagtggaaagtttgttgtttttgtttatttagtttGATTATTGATAGCATTCAGTAGCGAAGAAAAAAAAGCAGTAAAATCACCACTTTTGtagttttgattgttttttttaataataaaattttaggataataatctttatacaagcagtcaaaaaataaagagattatatttatgttttattcagtttACTGCTGAACTATTTTGGCAGAATATTTGAAGAATACTTTTAGTATCGAAAgggtcaatttaaaaaatataaagattcagaattttcagaaaaatgtaatttcacTTATTTGGAGGGTTCAATTCAAACTACTTAGCGTGTACTTCATCATTTTCATTCGCTCAAATACTCAAATGATAGACATTTTAAAACGACAGGATTAGTAAATATGGGACATACGAACGTCGTCAAAACGTCATTTTctgatatttgttaaaaaaaaacttatttttaattgttaaatatatatattttaattgtgttGGTATCGGTGCTCATAAAACCACCATATTATTCCActttcgtctgtccgtctatccgtctgtgagcacgataacacaaaaacgaattttgaaaataaacaaaatttgtaaattgggtcttaggtctgtaggaaccgtaagagatagaacaaaagtttaaatagacaaaattttcctatgaaaaaattaaaaacttttgtttgaaacaactTTGTTGTCCCATGAGGGTGAAAACTAGGCAGGAATataagtttccattttctccaaaactgcaCAAGATAGAAGgttcaaaatttataagaagtgggtctatttatttaaatagtggGTCTATTTATTCTAATTTCATATCAAACCTGTCGGATTATATTAAGGGTGGCACATagacattttttcgaaatttcgaaagaGCGGCCAGAAGgtcatcattttttaaacttatctaaTTTATACAACAACACAAGGCTTTGTATTCGACAATGTCTATActgggtatttcaacaataaactgagccaattgtttattttctcttCTTTAGCATCATTTGtctttgaaaaatgtttaatttttgacgatttataaaactattatgaTAATTATGACAAACGACGCTTATACATCAACACACCAAAACAATTGAATACACCTGACTGACATGCACATGCATCATGGTTCAATAACGATGGTTTAATACCATCTTCTTGCAGAATACTGCATGCACAGCTTCTGAAGAAATAGACAAATAGTGGTAGGGATTTTTGttaatcatcatcatcactacCAGAAGCATCACCAAAGACCATGCAACAAGCACATTAGCACGGATTTGTTTGTGACTTTGAGTGGTGACTGACTCTCTATGTGTGTGCTATAGTAAAAATATAGTGGAATCAGCTGAGCTAAAACAGCAAATAGTTTAGTTTAGTATCGCACTCGTGATGGTACATCACATTAGTTGTAACTCCAAGATCAAGGTCACTACGCAGCGGATCTTAACTTACAGTATTGTTGACGGACTATTACTGATAATCCAAAGTGTCAAAgtgattttcaaaacaaaaatgtttgtttaacgtgtgaaatgatttaatttcgttacttttaaatcttttttttaactaaaagacTGAATTGTTGCAATAttagttttaagtttattttatattaaagactGAATTTATAATGGAAGCGAAATATCTACAACAACAATACGATTATCCAGTAATACCGTCATTTACGGATGGGTCATCTGATGGCTATCATTCACCAGGTCCTGTTTCAAGTCCTGAATCATTATACTCATTTCCATCACCAACTCCACGGCGTGTATCATCCTCATACAACATgcaagatattaattattacaataatccACATTCTGGCAACGGAATAAATGATTATAATCCGAATGAACTTTGTGGGAACACTACTGCTATGACATATAACACAAATACggaatttaatcaaatttggaATTATAATGAATATCAGCCTAAGTATGAGGAATTACAAACACCAACATATCAGAAAAAATCACGCCAAAATATTAAAcatcataaaaatgaattttggaaGAATACATCAACAGTGCCAAAAGAATATACGGTGTTGGAATCGAGTCGTAAAAAttgtgatataaaatttaacaaacaggATGTTGATGGACAACAGTTACATCAGTCACAAAGTCATCCTCATCAGTCACAAGCCCAACCGGGTgcggaaattattaaaaaacgacGTTTAGCAGCAAATGCAAGAGAACGTCGAAGAATGAATAGTTTAAATGATGCATTCGATCGACTGCGTGATGTGGTACCGTCATTAGGAAATGATCGAAAATTATCGAAGTTTGAAACGTTACAGATGGCTCAAACTTATATAGCGGCATTACACGAATTGTTACAACGTGAGTAGAAgagtaattttgtataaaaattttataaatatgtaaaaaataattatttattgatgtcCGTTTTTTTCAACTGTCCATTTAACTTTATCGAAatgcttaaatttttaatagaaagttaactgaagatgaaaaaatgggctattaaatattttgtaaatgttcgagaaaaaaagaaaacactgCCACTTTTTTAGaacgaaaaatttacaaatatttaagatttgaattttgaaagaaaaactactattatgaaaattacattttgtttttgacttttctaatttaattataaatttctataGCAGATACTgtgatatatgaaattttaaaagaaataatatttgcttagaatctgaaaatatttgagaattatgcataaaaattaatttggagaATAGAAATGTCAATTAATATGAtttcacttaaaacaaaaataacagtaAAATTCAGAAAATCTTCCCGGAAGAATAAGTTCTACCATTTCTTTCGTCAAAGATATTATCTTCCTGTAATTAATCATCCCTGACACTCGACAAAATCGTATATAATTCATCATTCAACAACCTAAAAATTGCTTTTGTTGCtgttattctttaatttttaccctattactaaaataaatatgttccGACTATCTTTAAAAAACTGCCGTTTTGCAAAATATTCTTAAACATGTCATTCGAAGTATATACGACTACATTcgaagtttaaattatttgataaataatattaataaataaaaaatttatagaaattcttTTCACATTAGGTCTCCGGTCCTAAACGGGTGaacgatttttttcttaatgtaattaaaacgagaatattcttagctatgttttaagaaagTTCTATGCTATGttatcaaaatctgttcatccgATTGAGAGCtaggatgccacagacaggcacacagatacacacacacgtTAAACTTATTACATCCTTCTTTTTAGTCGGGggtaaataatgtaaaaaggGAAGTTACTAACTGTGAACCACAGCCATTAACTAATGAATCAAAAACATTTGGAAACATTTAATTTACCTTAAATTTCATTCATCAGTTTCAACTTTCAACTTTCTTCTTTAAGTTGATTTCAATATTCAACGTTTATcagacgatttttttttttttgcaattaaaatgaataaacatatactttaattaacttatattttGGCCATGTTATCaagagaaattataataaatttcaagttaTATCGTGCGATGATAACCGTTGACTTGActccttttgaaaaataataaaccaaaaacagaaacctcttttactggtttttatttttataatttttgtataaatattcaatttgcgagtactaaaattaaaaattattattttttaaacgataaccaaatttaaatatttaatgcaaaaaaaatttaatggatttttggaattttttacaaTCATAAGTTGATGCAATTTTATGGCAGCTTTtagtatgattttaaataatttgatggcaatttgaaaaatatttacatgcaATTAAGGAATTTGTTGTAACTTTCATTTGACAATTTTGTTTGCGAATTTTCTGATAGAAAAGGTAGCTGTTGAATTTATATCGACTTTAgccaatttttatcaaatattgtaTGAATGGGTTTTGAGGGAATAAACGCaaaattaggaatttatttgttaatattatcgaaatagaaattttatcaattatcaaGTTTGGTTAGCATTTGGTCTAAAACTAAAATcattctacgattttttttccaaagtGAGTCGTTtgcaaatgagcatgataacttCATATTTTAGCTTTCGGTCGAAAAAACGGAGCAGGGAAATCGTACACTATGATTgcttgataacattaaaaattattaaacaataatatatttggtCCAACAACAATACTGCACCGATAAGCTTGCCTACTACCTTAAACATGCCGTACTAAagaattttcgtttttcaatatAGTTCACTTTGGCAAATTGTTTacgaatttttaatgaaatcaagTGTCGGACGAATgacctgctgcgttttttcagacttGATATTACCCTCAAATAAATTTAAGGGTACACAcactttaaaatatgattttcaacccaattaaaaatatttcgtacatTTTAGtccacattttaaaaatacttgttttcaaactaaatttattaaattaatatcgtGGATTTTACATTATACACCAggtataaaataactaattcaTTCAGTCATACTTGTCATCAGATTTGATTCCGTATCagtacaataaatatttgttaacacTAAATATTTGAGTTTACTGTTCTTTTATATCGCTCcgttttttattctttgtaaaatgtatcaataaatttataaatatttatttacttttgcaatgttttattttgCATTATTGTATATAAACGTTTAAtctatttatcaatatttgtttaaatttatttctgcaTTTAAcatattaagtataaataactttttattgacataattttatctaatagAAAACTTagcaaaaatattgatttaaaacatataataaacttcttttttttatattatttgaaaataataaaaatttctctataCATTTAAATCGGTAAAGTAAAATTTGCATAATAGGTATCAAGGGAATTTTATatgaacattgaaaaaaaacggtaactctttcaaattttttaaattttatgatcaaCCTAGGTtggcgggttcgattcccgccgtcacaacaaaaattaattcaattaatagttgtgatgggctggtgtagtgtataGTATATGCATTAAGgcgtgcactcagcctctgaaaataattgaagagctgataaatgaaattatctggggaaaaggtggtaaaacacatatatggtatgacAATGGGCTCTTtatcctaagtgtgtccttcgtggacagccaatataaccttacctaacctatgATCAACGCTGCTTAAAACGAAACCTGTATATCCATTTAATagctttattatataaatatatttttcccgTTGCTTCCACCATCAAATTGTTAACTTCTGTTTCATAAAGTTTTTTCGAATATTCTATgcttaattattgttataaaaaatgttttgccaAAAGCTTTTTTTGTCTATAAACgtctttagataaaaatttttgttataacaaaCGTTTTATATGAAAGATCAATGAAAGATAATTATGGAGCTGATGAATGATAACTCACAATGATTATACCAATTGTTTTATTAACCGATTTTCGTctttatacaaaacaatttgCTTGGTCAATATGcattgaattataataaatacttgtaataaatgattttaaacaaaaacgttttgtcgacaaaatatttttgctgcATCAGAAAACGCTAGATTTTTATcttcattataatatattagatCTCATATTATGATGCAGTAGGTAATTACATGTacataattaagtaatttaaaaaaaacagcatttttaaacaatttaaacttataaattaacataaattgtttaattaacaaTCATAAATCTTCATATTAAGTCATATTAAGTATATGATTAAATAGGTTTTAGCTTCCTAAATCTCTTGagaaatttggattaaaaatttttacataaatattttcattatatacttattttacaaaatgacacaataattttttacttactaAGTCAAGTCTACTTACTCTAAGGTCATTGGAGACGCTTGTAAGACGTTGAAAGTTTTTCctcttcgaaaaatatttatagccaGAATTTTTCCTAGGGGATCTTAAATATCTGGaaagtttaaaagaaatgaaaaattgaagaaaatcattgaataaaaaatgcaaaatttattttgttcgaCAATCAAGAAAGAaagttttctattattaatgTCACCCTAAgtgaatatttatcaaaaatatgcttttaaattttacaaaaatttctgaaaGAGAAGTATTGGCTAAGAAAATTCTCGGCCTTAAACAACGGCCTTAAAAACATCCACGGAATGACTTTGACAATCAGTCATACACTGACTGGCCcaagatttatttttacttcctAAATAGCTTAAATTTGTAAGTTCTAAATAgtctgtaatataaattttacataaatattttctttctattaattttacaaattttaaacaataatttatttttgttttaaaacatatcctacagacattaataaataaataaataaatggcgcctacttaaaattttattctaaaaatgatttataaataaattaatattaaattaaaaaaatttgtgcgcAAGTACCTAGCTAAGTGTGTTTGTGGCAATAAAAATCAGCTTCTTTTTTAAGCGATATATATGAGAGATcgcttttgtttaaataaatacaaaacatatttaGACATAGGAACTCACATTGTCATGCTgtgatttgttattat
The Chrysoperla carnea chromosome 4, inChrCarn1.1, whole genome shotgun sequence genome window above contains:
- the LOC123298848 gene encoding basic helix-loop-helix transcription factor amos-like, which gives rise to MEAKYLQQQYDYPVIPSFTDGSSDGYHSPGPVSSPESLYSFPSPTPRRVSSSYNMQDINYYNNPHSGNGINDYNPNELCGNTTAMTYNTNTEFNQIWNYNEYQPKYEELQTPTYQKKSRQNIKHHKNEFWKNTSTVPKEYTVLESSRKNCDIKFNKQDVDGQQLHQSQSHPHQSQAQPGAEIIKKRRLAANARERRRMNSLNDAFDRLRDVVPSLGNDRKLSKFETLQMAQTYIAALHELLQRE